A DNA window from Halorubrum sp. DM2 contains the following coding sequences:
- a CDS encoding transcriptional regulator, protein MTTLHITVGGREQLREDALQFVQDVEDDDLDDQDGKAMLQFGTYDDFVDSLTPLRLELIRAIAEEAPESMREAARLVERDASDVHSDLKQLEVLGILTLEEGGPSGAIQPVVPFDRIEVHIDYPLIDNGDADSAPASA, encoded by the coding sequence ATGACCACACTCCACATCACCGTCGGCGGCCGAGAACAGCTCCGTGAGGACGCACTCCAGTTCGTCCAGGATGTCGAGGACGACGATCTCGACGACCAGGACGGAAAGGCGATGCTCCAGTTCGGAACCTACGACGACTTCGTCGACAGTCTCACCCCGCTCCGCTTAGAGCTCATCCGAGCGATCGCCGAGGAAGCTCCCGAAAGTATGCGCGAAGCGGCGCGGCTCGTTGAGCGAGACGCATCCGACGTCCACTCTGACCTGAAGCAGCTGGAAGTACTGGGTATCCTTACGCTCGAAGAGGGCGGCCCCAGCGGCGCGATACAACCTGTCGTCCCATTTGACCGCATCGAAGTTCACATCGACTACCCGCTCATCGATAACGGCGATGCCGACAGCGCCCCCGCGAGTGCGTAG
- a CDS encoding DUF6516 family protein, with amino-acid sequence MPAEPLFQYTHVETGLVENVVLRPTDDTETYPSGWKYTLHLGTLDDLTLVRYDNSHEDTKGHEHHTAAGDLDDIEFPGMEELLVEFWANADEYWDAVGGDPPRPH; translated from the coding sequence ATGCCCGCAGAGCCGCTCTTCCAGTACACGCACGTCGAAACCGGCCTCGTCGAGAACGTCGTGCTTCGACCGACTGACGACACCGAGACGTACCCCTCGGGCTGGAAGTACACGCTCCATCTGGGCACCCTCGACGATCTCACGCTCGTCCGGTACGACAACTCCCACGAGGACACGAAGGGGCACGAGCATCACACCGCAGCTGGCGATCTCGACGACATCGAGTTCCCTGGGATGGAGGAGCTGCTCGTCGAGTTCTGGGCGAATGCGGACGAGTACTGGGACGCTGTCGGCGGCGACCCACCCCGACCACACTGA
- a CDS encoding amidohydrolase has product MTEAADRIFVNGEVHTLADPEDGGDAVREAVAVRDGAIVRTGRTHDVELLAGVGTDVVDLDGRVLLPGFVDAHTHLTTVGRYLVHADLSDADAPEAAVDLLAERAAEVENEESGRESTETGDWVLGYGYDESTWDESRYLTREDLDRVSTERPVAAFREDMHVAAVNGVVLDRFADALADAPDETVPADDDGEPTGVLLEATIDPIYRAVEPDRVETRAVVEAALDGCAARGITGFHDMVRNSHAPRVYRDLDAAGDLTARVRINYWSDHLDALDESGLATNAGSDTVRTGAIKSYTDGSFGGRTARLSEPYADAPDETGQWVVDPEELRETVAAATDAGFQFTAHAIGDEAIAAVLDAYEEASETDPGEARHRIEHVELADDEAIERLAETGVVASVQPNFLKWAGEGGLYEERLGPERTAETNRYREMLDAGVRLAFGSDGMPMDPLVGVHHAVNAPAEPQRLAVTEALRAYTSGAAYAGFDEDRLGTIEPGKRADFVALDASPWERSDAIDDIDVGLTVVDGEVVFDGR; this is encoded by the coding sequence ATGACCGAGGCCGCGGACCGGATCTTCGTGAACGGGGAGGTACACACGCTCGCGGACCCCGAGGACGGCGGCGACGCGGTCCGCGAGGCCGTCGCCGTGCGCGACGGCGCGATCGTTCGGACCGGGCGGACGCACGACGTGGAACTGCTCGCGGGCGTCGGCACCGACGTGGTCGACCTCGACGGGCGCGTCCTTCTCCCGGGCTTCGTCGACGCGCACACGCACCTGACCACCGTCGGTCGCTACCTGGTCCACGCCGACCTCTCCGACGCCGACGCGCCCGAGGCCGCCGTCGACCTGCTCGCGGAGCGCGCGGCGGAAGTGGAAAACGAGGAGAGCGGGCGAGAGAGCACCGAAACCGGCGACTGGGTGCTGGGCTACGGCTACGACGAGTCGACGTGGGACGAGTCGCGCTACCTCACCCGTGAAGACCTCGACCGCGTCTCGACCGAGCGCCCGGTCGCGGCGTTCCGCGAGGACATGCACGTCGCGGCGGTGAACGGCGTCGTCCTCGACCGGTTCGCGGACGCGCTCGCGGACGCCCCCGACGAGACGGTCCCCGCGGACGACGACGGGGAGCCGACGGGCGTCCTCCTCGAAGCCACCATCGACCCGATCTACCGGGCGGTCGAGCCCGACCGCGTGGAGACGCGCGCGGTCGTCGAGGCCGCGCTCGACGGCTGCGCCGCCCGCGGGATCACCGGGTTCCACGACATGGTCCGGAACTCGCACGCCCCGCGCGTCTACCGCGACCTCGACGCCGCCGGCGACCTGACCGCCCGCGTCCGGATCAACTACTGGAGCGACCACCTCGACGCGCTCGACGAGAGCGGCCTCGCTACGAACGCCGGGAGCGACACGGTTCGGACCGGCGCGATCAAGTCGTACACGGACGGGAGTTTCGGCGGTCGGACCGCCCGCCTCTCGGAGCCGTACGCGGACGCCCCCGACGAGACCGGACAGTGGGTCGTCGACCCCGAGGAACTGCGCGAGACGGTGGCGGCGGCGACCGACGCGGGCTTTCAGTTCACCGCGCACGCCATCGGCGACGAGGCGATCGCGGCGGTGTTGGACGCCTACGAGGAGGCCTCGGAGACCGACCCGGGCGAGGCTCGCCACCGGATCGAACACGTCGAACTGGCCGACGACGAGGCGATCGAGCGCCTCGCGGAGACCGGCGTCGTCGCCAGCGTCCAGCCGAACTTCCTGAAGTGGGCGGGCGAGGGCGGTCTCTACGAGGAGCGACTCGGCCCGGAGCGCACCGCCGAGACGAACCGCTACCGCGAGATGCTCGACGCGGGGGTCCGGCTCGCGTTCGGCTCCGACGGGATGCCGATGGACCCGCTCGTCGGCGTCCACCACGCGGTCAACGCCCCGGCCGAGCCTCAGCGACTCGCCGTCACGGAGGCGCTGCGCGCGTACACGAGCGGTGCCGCCTACGCCGGCTTCGACGAGGACCGCCTCGGCACGATCGAACCGGGCAAACGGGCCGACTTCGTCGCGCTCGACGCGTCACCGTGGGAGCGGTCCGACGCCATCGACGACATCGACGTCGGACTGACCGTCGTCGACGGCGAGGTCGTGTTCGACGGTCGGTGA
- a CDS encoding universal stress protein, with protein sequence MYDHILLPTDGSVGVDRAIDHAIDAAARYGATLHVLYVVDGGVVNAYSGDEFVDGAEGAEETLEETGREAIDAVAALADDAGVEAVTAMRYGAPHEEILRYIDEEDVDLTVMGSKTRSGDYRRMLGSVTERVSRQSTAPVSIVKTTVEA encoded by the coding sequence GTGTACGACCATATCCTCCTCCCGACTGACGGCAGCGTCGGCGTCGACCGTGCGATCGACCACGCGATCGACGCCGCCGCCCGCTACGGCGCGACGCTCCACGTCCTCTACGTCGTCGACGGCGGCGTGGTGAACGCCTACTCCGGCGACGAGTTCGTCGACGGGGCCGAGGGTGCCGAGGAGACGCTCGAAGAGACCGGCCGCGAGGCGATAGACGCCGTCGCCGCGCTCGCGGACGACGCCGGCGTGGAGGCGGTCACCGCGATGCGGTACGGCGCTCCCCACGAGGAGATCCTCCGGTACATCGACGAGGAGGACGTCGACCTCACGGTGATGGGGTCGAAGACGCGGTCCGGCGACTACCGCCGGATGCTCGGCTCCGTCACCGAGCGCGTCTCCCGGCAGTCGACCGCGCCAGTGAGCATCGTGAAGACGACGGTCGAGGCCTGA
- a CDS encoding alpha/beta hydrolase produces the protein MRADELDPDLAAAIAEIESLGLPGWSDLSVAAARDLEDDLFSGPPEPPVADARDLAFDGPHGEVPVRVYRPEGAEATTASTSDAAGASGARALVHFHGGGWTLGTLDSVDGICRELAVRGDAVVVSVDYRLAPEHPFPVAVDEAAAAVEWVVETADALGVDSDRVGVSGTSAGGALAVAASLRAREVDDSPTPAGQFLLYPIAGDDFETDSYRENADGPLLTRADMRWFYERYLRSPVDAANPHAVSLRATDLGDLPPATVVTAGFDPLRDDGVALAERFEREGTPVRHRHYPAMAHGFCSLADRVPTAETALSAVADDVREGL, from the coding sequence ATGCGCGCGGACGAACTTGACCCGGACCTCGCCGCGGCGATCGCCGAGATCGAGTCGCTGGGGCTGCCGGGGTGGAGCGACCTCTCCGTCGCGGCCGCCCGCGACCTCGAAGACGACCTGTTCTCCGGGCCGCCTGAGCCGCCCGTGGCCGACGCCCGCGACCTCGCGTTCGACGGGCCCCACGGCGAGGTGCCGGTCCGCGTGTATCGCCCGGAGGGCGCGGAGGCGACGACCGCGTCGACGAGCGACGCCGCCGGCGCGTCGGGAGCCCGCGCCCTCGTCCACTTCCACGGCGGCGGGTGGACGCTCGGCACGCTCGACTCGGTCGACGGCATCTGTCGCGAACTCGCGGTCCGCGGCGACGCGGTCGTGGTCTCCGTCGACTACCGGCTTGCCCCCGAACACCCGTTCCCGGTCGCCGTCGACGAGGCGGCCGCGGCGGTCGAGTGGGTCGTCGAAACGGCCGACGCGCTCGGCGTCGACTCCGATCGAGTCGGCGTCTCGGGCACGAGCGCCGGGGGCGCGCTCGCGGTCGCGGCGTCGCTCCGCGCCCGCGAGGTCGACGACTCGCCGACGCCCGCCGGCCAGTTCCTCCTGTACCCGATCGCCGGTGACGACTTCGAGACGGACTCGTACCGGGAGAACGCGGACGGCCCCCTGCTCACCCGCGCGGACATGCGGTGGTTCTACGAGCGGTACCTGCGGAGTCCGGTCGACGCCGCGAACCCCCACGCGGTCTCCCTCCGGGCGACGGACCTCGGGGACCTCCCGCCCGCGACGGTCGTCACTGCCGGGTTCGACCCCCTGCGCGACGACGGCGTCGCGCTCGCGGAGCGGTTCGAGCGCGAGGGAACGCCCGTCCGACACCGGCACTACCCGGCGATGGCGCACGGGTTCTGTAGCCTCGCGGACCGGGTCCCGACGGCGGAGACGGCGCTGTCGGCGGTCGCGGACGACGTGCGAGAGGGGCTGTAG
- a CDS encoding DEAD/DEAH box helicase family protein: MDVRLTYEDGTIRVEADADLAADALPPLPGVETDPRTGTARAPAHRYAELRRALRVAGIGVDDRVLDVSDRAAEAAGLPDALATDYDLREYQREALDAWHEAGDRGVIELPTGAGKTVIAIRAMVDLGVPTLVVVPTVDLVDQWQRELEREFSAPIGRFGGGEQRREAITVSTYDSAYLKADGVGDAFEFVVFDEVHHLGGEGYRDAARLLAAPARLGLTATFERPDGAHEAVAELVGDRVYALDVDDLAGDHLAPYDIRRIEVELTDAERERYDEKQGTFVEYVREAGITFTSGSDYQELVKRSGNDPAAREALLAKQDAREIMMNAERKVAKLAAILDRHRDDRVIVFTGHTDLVYRLSERFLLPAITAETGAKERREILERFRDGTYGRVVAANVLDEGVDVPDANVAVVLSGSGSEREFTQRLGRVLRPKEDGGRATLYELVSAETAEERVASRRR; this comes from the coding sequence ATGGACGTCCGGCTGACCTACGAGGACGGCACGATCCGGGTCGAGGCGGACGCCGACCTCGCGGCCGACGCGCTGCCGCCGCTGCCCGGCGTCGAGACGGACCCGCGAACGGGCACGGCGCGCGCTCCCGCGCACCGCTACGCCGAACTCCGGCGGGCGCTCCGGGTGGCCGGGATCGGCGTCGACGACCGGGTCCTCGACGTGAGCGACCGCGCCGCCGAGGCGGCCGGGCTGCCGGACGCGCTCGCCACCGACTACGACCTCCGCGAGTACCAGCGGGAGGCGCTCGACGCGTGGCACGAGGCGGGCGACCGGGGGGTGATCGAACTGCCGACCGGGGCGGGGAAGACCGTGATCGCGATCCGGGCGATGGTCGATCTCGGCGTGCCGACGCTCGTCGTCGTCCCGACCGTCGACCTCGTCGACCAGTGGCAGCGCGAACTGGAACGCGAGTTTTCGGCCCCGATCGGCCGGTTCGGCGGCGGCGAGCAGCGCCGGGAAGCGATCACGGTGTCGACGTACGACTCCGCGTACCTCAAGGCGGACGGCGTCGGCGACGCCTTCGAGTTCGTCGTCTTCGACGAGGTACACCACCTCGGCGGCGAGGGGTACCGCGACGCCGCGCGGCTGCTCGCAGCCCCCGCGCGGCTCGGTCTCACCGCGACCTTCGAGCGCCCCGACGGCGCTCACGAGGCGGTCGCGGAGCTGGTCGGCGACCGCGTCTACGCGCTCGATGTCGACGACCTCGCCGGTGACCACCTCGCGCCCTACGACATCCGGCGGATCGAGGTGGAGCTGACCGACGCGGAGCGCGAGCGCTACGACGAGAAGCAGGGTACGTTCGTCGAGTACGTCCGCGAGGCCGGGATCACGTTCACCAGCGGGAGCGACTATCAGGAGCTGGTCAAGCGCTCCGGCAACGACCCCGCCGCCCGCGAGGCCCTCCTCGCGAAACAGGACGCCCGCGAGATCATGATGAACGCCGAGCGGAAGGTGGCAAAGCTGGCGGCGATCCTCGACCGCCACCGCGACGACCGCGTGATCGTGTTCACCGGCCACACCGACCTCGTCTACCGGCTCTCGGAGCGGTTCCTGCTGCCCGCGATCACCGCCGAGACGGGCGCGAAGGAGCGCCGCGAGATCCTCGAACGCTTCCGCGATGGGACCTACGGGCGCGTCGTCGCCGCCAACGTCTTAGACGAGGGCGTCGACGTGCCCGACGCCAACGTCGCGGTCGTCCTCTCCGGCTCCGGTAGCGAGCGCGAGTTCACCCAGCGGCTCGGGCGCGTCCTCCGACCGAAGGAGGACGGTGGCCGGGCGACGCTCTACGAACTCGTCAGCGCCGAGACCGCTGAGGAGCGCGTGGCAAGCCGGCGGCGGTGA
- the udk gene encoding uridine kinase: protein MAIPSFVIGIAGGTGAGKTTVSRLVTRDLGDSVTRIPLDNYYEDLSHLDFEERQEVNYDHPSAFEWELLREHLESLLEGQSVQMPQYDFEVHNRKDERITVEPTDVIVLEGILALYDEEINDMMDLRLFVETDADVRILRRIRRDVIDRGRDLEGVIDQYLSTVKPMHEQFIEPSKKHADVIIPEGANSVAVNLLEEKLRAEVEGDAVRSWERGSLEQELGEKRSLDIDGDD from the coding sequence ATGGCCATTCCCTCGTTCGTGATCGGGATCGCGGGCGGGACGGGCGCTGGGAAGACGACGGTCTCCCGGCTCGTCACCCGCGATCTCGGCGACAGCGTCACTCGAATCCCGCTCGACAACTACTACGAGGACCTCTCGCACCTCGACTTCGAGGAGCGGCAGGAGGTCAACTACGACCACCCCTCGGCGTTCGAGTGGGAACTGCTGCGAGAGCACCTCGAATCCCTGCTTGAGGGCCAGTCCGTCCAGATGCCCCAGTACGACTTCGAGGTTCACAACCGGAAAGACGAGCGCATCACCGTCGAGCCGACCGACGTCATCGTGTTAGAGGGGATCTTAGCGCTGTACGACGAGGAGATAAACGACATGATGGACCTCCGGCTGTTCGTCGAGACGGACGCCGACGTGCGCATTTTGCGGCGGATCCGGCGGGACGTTATCGACCGCGGCCGCGACCTGGAGGGCGTCATCGACCAGTACCTCTCGACGGTGAAGCCGATGCACGAGCAGTTCATCGAGCCGTCGAAGAAACACGCCGACGTGATCATCCCCGAAGGCGCGAACAGCGTCGCGGTGAACCTCCTCGAAGAGAAGCTCCGCGCCGAGGTCGAGGGCGACGCCGTCAGGAGCTGGGAGCGCGGGAGTCTCGAACAGGAACTCGGCGAGAAGCGCTCGCTCGACATCGACGGCGACGATTAA
- a CDS encoding CBS domain-containing protein translates to MRTDTTVRDVMHREFLGVSESDSLSDAAALLVEEETNCVVVVRGGDPVGRLESRDALDALLAATGGDTEAESETDVDERTVGDAMGPPLPTMSPDDSLTAVEERLVADGADRVVAVDEGEAVGVVTDGDVLAAGAPRTGADGFGGETPTGDPRRDETVVSTAAAADSDAERGAGATIDPESAADRAAAASLDGPPDGDSGSASRPAETPSESSTQGVCENCGALVPDLVSANGQAVCPNCREV, encoded by the coding sequence ATGCGAACAGACACCACGGTCCGTGACGTGATGCACCGCGAATTTCTCGGCGTCAGCGAGTCGGACTCGCTCTCGGACGCGGCCGCGCTGCTGGTCGAAGAGGAGACGAACTGCGTGGTCGTCGTGCGCGGCGGCGACCCGGTCGGGCGGCTGGAGTCCCGCGACGCGCTCGACGCGCTGCTGGCGGCGACCGGAGGCGACACGGAAGCCGAGTCGGAGACGGATGTCGACGAGCGCACCGTCGGCGACGCGATGGGACCGCCGCTCCCGACGATGTCCCCGGACGACTCCCTGACGGCGGTCGAGGAGCGCCTCGTCGCGGACGGGGCCGACCGCGTCGTCGCCGTCGACGAGGGAGAGGCGGTCGGCGTCGTGACGGACGGCGACGTGCTCGCCGCGGGCGCGCCGCGAACGGGGGCCGACGGGTTCGGCGGCGAGACCCCGACCGGCGACCCCCGACGCGACGAGACGGTGGTCTCGACGGCCGCCGCGGCGGACTCCGACGCCGAACGAGGTGCCGGGGCGACGATCGATCCGGAGTCGGCGGCGGACCGCGCAGCGGCCGCCTCGCTGGACGGACCCCCTGACGGTGACAGCGGGAGCGCCTCGCGGCCCGCGGAGACGCCGAGCGAGTCGTCGACGCAGGGCGTCTGCGAGAACTGCGGCGCGTTAGTCCCCGACCTCGTCAGCGCCAACGGGCAGGCGGTCTGCCCGAACTGCCGCGAGGTCTGA
- a CDS encoding GNAT family N-acetyltransferase, which translates to MAATDPRIEPATADDVDAVTDMWVALAAGQREYGSTLRAEANRATVREWVAQSVVTGDLLVARDPGSAADSEDEAGLVGFVGFSLEHGGYERDAVRGTVSNLFVVPERRGERVGTALLDEAERALRDRGADRVALEALADNDRARSFYAARGYDAHRVELTKPLGDESDGDGADDDARDESD; encoded by the coding sequence ATGGCCGCAACGGACCCCCGCATCGAGCCGGCGACCGCCGACGACGTCGACGCCGTCACCGACATGTGGGTAGCGCTCGCGGCCGGCCAGCGAGAGTACGGTTCCACGCTCCGCGCCGAGGCGAACCGCGCGACGGTCCGCGAGTGGGTCGCGCAGTCGGTCGTCACGGGCGACCTGCTCGTCGCGCGCGACCCGGGATCTGCGGCGGACTCCGAGGACGAAGCCGGTCTCGTCGGCTTCGTCGGCTTCTCGCTCGAACACGGCGGCTACGAGCGCGACGCCGTCCGCGGCACCGTCAGTAACCTCTTCGTGGTGCCGGAGCGGCGCGGCGAGAGGGTCGGAACGGCGCTGCTCGACGAGGCCGAGCGCGCGCTCCGCGACCGGGGGGCCGACCGCGTGGCGCTGGAGGCGCTCGCCGACAACGACCGCGCCCGGTCGTTCTACGCGGCGCGCGGCTACGACGCCCACCGCGTCGAACTGACGAAGCCGCTGGGCGACGAGAGCGATGGAGACGGGGCCGATGACGACGCGAGAGACGAAAGCGACTGA
- a CDS encoding universal stress protein, whose translation MIERVLVAMDGSDLAEQALRYALDAHDDAEITVIHVLGGASPMMGEATGLALSDDDDDGVREAAEPVFKRAQEIAAEHDKTVETLIAVGRPARSIIDHAEGFDTVVLGTHNSSLADRLLVGNVAKTVFQKSPVPVTVVR comes from the coding sequence ATGATCGAACGCGTCTTGGTGGCGATGGACGGATCTGACCTCGCGGAGCAGGCGCTTCGGTACGCGCTCGACGCGCACGACGACGCCGAGATAACCGTGATCCACGTCCTCGGCGGTGCCTCGCCGATGATGGGCGAGGCGACCGGGCTCGCCCTGTCCGACGACGACGACGACGGCGTTCGCGAGGCGGCCGAACCCGTGTTCAAGCGGGCCCAAGAGATCGCCGCCGAACACGACAAGACCGTCGAGACGCTCATCGCGGTCGGCCGGCCCGCCCGCAGTATCATCGACCACGCCGAGGGGTTCGACACGGTCGTCTTAGGCACGCACAACAGTTCGCTCGCGGACCGACTGCTCGTCGGCAACGTCGCGAAGACGGTGTTCCAGAAGTCGCCCGTGCCGGTCACGGTCGTGCGGTGA
- a CDS encoding CinA family protein has product MEDATDPAERLNALLGDRDETLATAESLTGGLVGSRVTDVPGASAYFDRGFVTYTYDAKRELLGVSRESLDARGAVSDPVVREMAAGARDRANADWAVATTGIAGPTGGTDEKPVGLVYFGVAHAAPWGTEESFVRTERAVLDGDRDAVKRGAAETALDALVRAIEDVDGNAEG; this is encoded by the coding sequence ATGGAGGACGCGACGGACCCCGCCGAGCGGCTGAACGCGCTCCTCGGCGACCGCGACGAGACGCTCGCGACCGCGGAGTCGCTCACGGGCGGGCTCGTCGGGTCACGGGTGACGGACGTTCCGGGCGCGAGCGCCTACTTCGACCGCGGGTTCGTGACCTACACCTACGACGCGAAACGGGAGCTGCTCGGCGTCTCCCGCGAGTCGCTCGACGCTCGCGGCGCGGTCAGCGACCCGGTCGTGCGCGAGATGGCGGCCGGCGCGCGCGACCGGGCGAACGCGGACTGGGCGGTCGCGACGACCGGGATCGCCGGGCCGACGGGCGGGACCGACGAGAAGCCAGTGGGACTCGTCTACTTCGGCGTCGCGCACGCCGCGCCGTGGGGCACCGAGGAGTCGTTCGTCCGGACGGAGCGAGCCGTCCTCGACGGCGACCGCGACGCGGTGAAGCGCGGCGCGGCCGAGACTGCGCTCGACGCGCTCGTCCGAGCGATCGAAGATGTCGACGGGAACGCCGAGGGCTGA
- a CDS encoding class I SAM-dependent methyltransferase, with protein sequence MTDTDWDERFASGEYPRAPEPSPVLRAYEPSVPDGRALDVAAGTGRNAVFLADRGREVDALDASAEGLEILRERAAERGIGDRVETIQADASTHEFPAETYDVIAMSYFHALDRFADLIESLAPDGYLFVEGHLRSADASSGPSGDRYRYAANELLRAGMGLSVRYYDETTTERPDGRRRATARLLAQKSTGGRQSYPQRPGVPERWPGGDADSTAENERDP encoded by the coding sequence GTGACCGACACCGACTGGGACGAGCGGTTCGCGTCGGGCGAGTACCCGCGCGCGCCGGAGCCGTCCCCCGTGCTCCGCGCCTACGAGCCGTCCGTACCCGACGGCCGCGCGCTCGACGTCGCCGCCGGAACCGGCCGCAACGCGGTGTTCCTCGCCGACCGCGGCCGCGAGGTCGACGCGCTCGACGCCTCCGCGGAAGGACTCGAAATCCTCCGCGAGCGCGCCGCGGAACGCGGGATCGGCGATCGAGTCGAGACGATTCAGGCCGACGCCTCGACGCACGAGTTCCCGGCGGAGACCTACGACGTGATCGCGATGAGCTACTTCCACGCGCTCGACCGGTTCGCCGACCTGATCGAGTCGCTCGCGCCGGACGGGTACCTCTTCGTCGAGGGACACCTGCGGTCGGCGGACGCGTCGTCCGGGCCGAGCGGAGACCGGTACCGCTACGCGGCGAACGAACTGCTCCGCGCCGGGATGGGACTGAGCGTGCGCTACTACGACGAGACGACGACGGAGCGGCCGGACGGTCGACGTCGGGCCACGGCCCGACTGCTCGCGCAGAAGTCGACCGGCGGTCGGCAGTCGTATCCGCAGCGCCCGGGCGTACCGGAGCGGTGGCCGGGCGGCGACGCCGACTCGACCGCCGAAAACGAGCGAGACCCGTGA